The Xenorhabdus poinarii G6 nucleotide sequence TAACCCTTTATCCATGCTTGGCGCTACGGGCTGGAGATGATGAGATGATAAATATAACGCTCGGCTCACAAAAGCCGAGCGTTATATTAAGGGGGTTAATGAAGAGAGAATAGCGGGCTTAATTAAGATAAAGCGTCAACGCCATACCGGGTTTCATGTCTTTAACTTTGACGTTCTCATTCCAATTTCTGAGATCATTAAGGTTGACATCATGGTATTTAGCGATGCTGGAAAAGGAATCACCTTTTTGGACATGATAGGTGATTGGGCCATCGTTATTGATTTTCAGTACTTGACCAATTTTGAGCCGATCAGCCGTTTTTAACCCATTCAATCTCTGCAAGTTTCGGTGAGTGGTATTGAAGTGCTTCGCAATCGTGGACAAAGTATCTCCGGCACGAACGATATAGTGGTTTCTTTGCTGCAACTGGCGGGTAGTTTGGGCGACCTCTCGTTGGATGTCTTTCAGGACATTCTTGTTTGCCAACGACATTTTAAATTGGTTGATGTTCTTTCTTGGCAGCATGATGTAATGCGGTCCGTGAGGAGAGGTCATCCCCCGTTTATACCCTGGGTTATATGCCTTGATCGATGTCAACGATAGTCCGGATAGCTCAGCCGCTTGTGACAACATGATTTGCTGCCCGACTTCCACCTTAGCCAGTGCTTGTTGGCTGTTAGGTTCAGGAAGTGCAAAGCCAAATTTGTCGTTATGGCGAATAATATCACTCAATGCCAGTATCTTGGGGACATAATGCATGGTTTCCCGTGGCAGTGACAATGACCAGAAATCTGTCGGTTTTCCTTGAGCTTGATTTTCTCTGATTGCACGCCTGACCCGACCTTCACCACTGTTGTAGGCGGCTATGGTCAAAAGCCAATCACCATTAAATTGTGTATTGAGAGATTGCAGCATATCAAGCGCTCCCGTTGTTGATGCAGCAACATCACGACGGGCATCGAACCATTTATCTTGCGTCAAGCCATAATGACGACCTGTACTTGGGATAATCTGCCATAGTCCCGCCGCCTTGGCGTAAGAGGTGGCATGCGGGTTAAAAGCGCTCTCTACGACAGGCAACAATACCAGCTCCATTGGCATATGCCGAGCATCAATCTGCTCGACGATCCAATAGATGTACGGCCCTGCGCGCAATATCACATTTTGGAGATATTTCTTATGTTTCAAATAATAACTTTGCTGTTCGCTTATCCTGTTATTGTCAGGAACTTCCATCTTCAACTCATCGCGAATATGTCCCCACAAATCTTGTCGGGCCGTTGGGCTTGCCTTCCAGTTTGCAGGATCTTCTGATCCCGCAATACTCTCTGTTCTCTGATTCGTTGAAGACATCTTCTGTGCTTGTTGCTGGGAAGGAACCTTTGGTTGCAGGCTCGATTGACACCCAGCAAGAAGCACAGAGGCGAATAAGATTGCTTTTGTCTTCATATTTACGTTTTGATGCTTGTCTAAAAGGTGAGCAATAATACTGACCTATGACTGAGAAGACAACCCAATAAAATTAAAATCTGTCTTTATAAGTCCTTAGCTGCTGAAAAACAGAAGAAAGTGCTCTTGAATTAGGTTTGATACCAATATTTTTTTGTAAATCAATATTGTGACAATTTAAAAAGATATTGATTTTTTTCTCTGTTTGTAAAATTGTGGGGACTGTTGACTGATTGTTTTTACGCAGGTTAAGTGTTTCTTGATAATAATCGTCAATAATCGGGTTATTAGGTAATACTGTTTTGGCAAATTTCATATTTGCGACAGTATATTCGTGGGCGCAGCAGATCACGGTCTCATCGGGTAATGATAAGATTTTACCAAGCGAGGAAAACATCTGTTCGGCTGTACCTTCAAACAGACGTCCACAACCGCCAGAAAATAGCGTATCGCCACAAAAGAGATAGGGTGCCTGATAGAAGGCAATATGACCAAGTGTATGCCCTGGTAGCCCGATGACACGGAAAGAAAAACATCCTATCTCAACAGTGTTATGCTCGTAGACAATGTGGGTTGCCCCTTTGTGTTGTGTTTCTTCAGGACCATATACGGGTAATTCCGGGTATTGTTTGCGTAGTCCGGGAACGCCGCCAACGTGATCATTATGGTGGTGTGTCAGCAGAATTGCTGCCGGAATAAGCTGATTGGCTGCTAGAATATCAATGACAGGCTGTGATTCAGCGGGATCGACAATGACACACTGTTTTTTTTCATCGCAGAGTAACCAGATGTAATTATCTGAAAGGGCAGGGAGCCTGATAAGCTTCATGATACGCCTCATTTGCATAGTGGATTTATCGTCGGTTGAAAGAGAGATGACATGCGATCAGCACGTTCAGTCAAGCAAATAACGCCTCCTGACTCTTGGGCTGAGTTGCCTTGGGGAGAATATTACCGCGCCGCTTTGGAACATCAATTAGCACCCTGGTGGCCAAAAATATTTGGTTTTCATTTAGTCAAAGTCGGCAACTTGAGTACCGAAATTGATACCCGCCCTTGTTTAGTCAGCCATCAAGTCAATATTGGCTTGCAAGGAAAAAATCTGGATGTCATTACTGATCCTCATTATCTCCCGTTTGCCAGTAAATCGGTTGATGCTTGTTTGCTGGCGCATATACTGACTTATAGTATGACCCCCCATTGGCTATTAAGGGAAGTCGATAGGATTATGATCGATGATGGTTGGTTAGTCATCAGTGGTTTTAACCCGATAAGTCTATTAGGTGTCAAGAAAATAACCGCCCAAATTGGTTGTCGGCAGCCTTGTCAGGCTCAGATGTTTTCAATACGGCGCCAGTTAGATTGGCTGCGTCTTCTGAATTATGAAGTGATGCATCACGCGAATTTTCATGTTTTGCCGTGGCAGAAAAGCGAAAAGCGTTTTCTGCCGTCTGATCGGTCAATGTTTGGTTGTCTAAATGTGATTATTGCCCGCAAGCGGACAATACCGTTGACATTGAATCCCAGGCGAGCAACATTGTTGAAACCGAAATTCAGTAATGCGTTAGGCGCAGCGAAAAAGATCCATCGGCGCTTTTAATGAATGGATTAATTTTTGTTTTCAGCTTTGTTTGCAATATAGCCAGTATCCACCTGAGTAGGGGTATTGGCGGCTGTACGAGCCAGCTCATCACATAACTCATTTTCTCGATGCCCGGCATGACCTTTGACCCAACGCCAATCAATCTCGTGACGTGAGATGGCGTTATCGAGCCGCTGCCAAAGATCAACATTGATAACTGGGGATTTGTCCGCCTTTTTCCAGCCGCGTTTCTTCCAGTTATGTATCCATTGAGTGATCCCCTGGCGTACATACTGGCTGTCTGTCGTCAAAATCACACGACAAGGACGTTTAAGTGTTTCAAGACCTATGATGGCGGCCATTAATTCCATACGGTTATTGGTGGTATGAAAATACCCCTCACTCAGCGTCTTTTCTGTTTGTTGATAGCGCAGTAAAACGCCATATCCGCCGGGGCCGGGATTGCCGAGACAAGAACCATCGGTGAAAATTTCTATCTGTTTGTTCATCTTTGATAGACTCTTCCTATATCATCTTTCATCAAAACACTAAGTCTGACACAAAAAAACACTATGAACACTGCAATTACCCGACAAATCGTCCTCGATACCGAAACCACCGGTATGAACAAGTTAGGTGTTCACTACGAGGGTCATAACATCATTGAGATTGGGGCTGTGGAGGTGATTAATCGCCGTCTGACAGGGCGCCATTTTCATCTTTATATTAAGCCGGAACGCATGGTTGATCCGGAAGCGTTTGAAGTTCACGGTATCAGTGATGAATTTTTGCAGGATAAACCGATATTTGCTGACATCGCTGATGAATTCATTGCGTTTATTCGTGGTGCTGAGTTGATTATTCACAACGCAGCGTTTGATATCGGCTTTATGGATTATGAGTTCAGCAAACTGAACCGGGATATTCCACCAACGGCTGATTTTTGTACGATTACCGATAGTTTGATGCTGGCGAGGGCGCTGTTCCCCGGCAAACGTAACAATCTTGATGCGTTGTGTGACCGTTATCATATTGATAACTCAAAACGTACTCTCCACGGCGCATTACTCGATGCCGAGATCCTGGCTGAAGTTTATCTGGCAATGACCGGTGGCCAGACATCCTTGGCTTTTTCAATGGAAGGGGAAACATCAGGCAGTGACCAGGTTGCAGAAATCAAGAAAATTACTCGTCCCCAGACCGGACTGAAAATTGTTTATGCGTCTGATGAAGAGTTAACGCAGCATGAATCTCGTTTAGATCTGGTGGAAAAGAAAGGAGGGAGCTGTCTTTGGCGTTCAAAAGCTGGACAGTCACATGAATAAAATCAGCACAAAATGGGCAAAATGCGTAGTTAAGGTGAAAAAACAGGCAGATGAACCATTTTGTGATAAAAAGCGATTGACGGATTTTACGGTAGCCCGTATTATCCACCCCGTTCTCAACCAGAACGCCATGCGGTGCGGTAGTTCAGTTGGTTAGAATACCGGCCTGTCACGCCGGGGGTCGCGGGTTCGAGTCCCGTCCGCACCGCCAGAATTTAGAAGCCCTGAGTTTTAACTCAGGGCTTTTTCTTTTTTGCTATATCTTCCAACAAAAAGCCGACAACACGCCACTGAGAGACTGAAAAGTGGCGTGGTGACGTTTAGCCAGTTATTTCCGATGAGTGGTTGTCACGTTAATCATAGCCTTAGGCACTGCATTCCTTTTTCCGTTCTTTCCCTAAATAGCGTTGGTTAATTAGCCAATAGACGAAGCTTGCCAATAATAATGAGTTAACGGCCGGTACTCCCCAATGGACACCTAAGCCAACCACACTGCCGATAATGCTGGCAATTATAGCGGCCCAGCCGATGGTGGGTGTGGTATGTGGAAGTTCGCCTTGTGCCTTGCTCTCATCCAACGCCTGGCGATGGGAACGCAGGATATAATAATCAACCAGCATTACCCCGAGAATGGGTGGGAAAACAACACCCAGGACTGTCAAAAAATCCACAAACCGTTCCAGAATACCCAAAATAGAAAGCAGCGTGCCGAGTATTCCAATGACAATGGCTGTTGGGGGATAGCGAAGTTTTTTACCTGTGATGCCCTCTACGGCGTTGATAATACCTAAAGAGGAAGAATACAGGTTCAAATCGTTAACCCGCAATGTGGAGAAAACGACGACCAGCAGACCTGCGCCTCCTGCGACTTGTGACATAATAGTGACCACATCCGATGTATGCAGGGTTTTTGCAATCAGGATCGCCAGGCCATTAATGACAAACTCTCCGGCGATCATCGTCAGCAGGGTAATGCCAAACACATGCGTGCCGGATTTCGTGTAGCGGGTCAGATCTGGTGTCATCAAGCTGGCCACAATCGCCCCCCCCACAACAATCGTGATACCTGCGCTGATAGACAAGGTTTCACCAAAATGAGGTAACTTAATGATTTCACTGAGTGGTTGATCTGCATGGACAGATAAGACGCTCGTGGAGATATAGGCGACCAGCAGGATAAACAAGGGAACTGCGATTCTGGCGGTAAATTGCAACGCTTTAAAGCCAAAGGCGACCAATGTTGTCAATACTATGCCAGACAGTGCCGCCGCCCAACCAAATCCAAGTTTATTGCCGGTGGCAAAATTAAGGGAATGGGCGAAAATGGCGTTTTGAATACCAAACCAACCTAATAAGCTGACAGCAATAACGAGGCCAATACATATTGATCCTATGCGGCCAAAACCACACCAGCGAGCCAATAAACTGCCGGATAAGCCTTCCCGCATTCCCGCCAGACCAAGGCCGAATGTGACAATGCCAAAGATCAGGCTACCGATAAAAATAGCGATAAAGGCGTCGAACAGATCCATCGCGCCCCCGAGCACTGCGCCAAGCATAAATTGATCTAATGCCGTTAACATCCCCATATGAACAATAGCGACGCTGAATAATGATACACGCTGTGTTTGTGGCACGCGTGTCAGTGGGCAGTGTTTAATTTTTAGTACGACCATCTTCTTTTTAACTTCTTTAGATAAATAATACGCCTTTTTTAATTAGGCGTTCCGGTATATAGCTGTCTAATTGTAATTGTCGGCAAAACTCTTCAAATTGCTGGATTGAATGGACATCCGCTTTTTGATAGATGTTGTAAACTCTATTTTCTATCGTCTTGCGGCTAACATTGTATATCTGAGCAATTTCTTTATTTGAGCGTCGTTGCAGCATCAAGAAGATGATATCTAACTCACTTTGCGTAAATAACCCCGTCGTTGCTTCTGTCGTGATGACACTGGGCTTGTGGTGGTTAATGTATTTTAAAGGAGAAAAGCTATTCAGTGGCTTGGCATTCCAAACGATTCCGATGCACTTTTTTTCCGCGTTATACACGGGGAATTTTTCACTAATGAATGGCGTCAGACAATCTTTTCCGTACCAATAATGAGTTTCTATAATGGAGACGCTATCTTTTGACTCCTCGGTTCTCCGATCATGCTCTTTAAGATCGTGTGAAAACTGATCGTCAGACCAGTCCGTTGGAAATTCACAGTCTAATTTACCTTCAACTTCAAAGTGCTTTGGTGTGTTGGTATAAAGGTAAGCTGCTTTATTCATATAGATATGTCTGGAACACAAATCCTTAATTCCCCAGGGTTCACGGAGGTGCTCCGTCATGGCGATTATCCCCTTAAAATAGGGTTCATTATTTTTATAGGATAAACTCATCGCTGTCTCATAAAATAGATGCTTGTTAACTTATCTTCCTGCCTTTAGTGGTGCGATTGCGAATAAACGCTGACATGCATTGTGTAAACGATCGTATGCTTTACCCTCTCTTGCTTTGTGAGGGGGAATAAATGTACTTTGAGATGAGATGGATATATCTTCATCAATGATGGTCTCCTGGCTGCATGGGGAAATAAAAAATATGAACATAAGTAATATTTTCTATATTTAATTCTGTTATTTTGCGATTTATTATCTGTTTTGTGAGTTTTTATTGGAATATATATTATTAAGTGAATATTTTCCATAAAAAATAATTTTGTTAAGTAATTAAATGATTCAATCATAAATGTTTTTGCTATCACTTTTTCTGTTTTATGGCAAGAGTGTTTTTCACCCTTTATTGTATTTATAAAAAGTGTTTAATCTGGAAGGTCATGTAAATTAGTGAGTTATTTTTCTGGGCGTTAGTATGTATAAGAAACAAAAAATGGAACACCTGAGAAAAAATTTGCAGTACTTGCTGAATTCCAGGGGAGAAACAAGAGTATCACTTTGTGATCAAACCGGGCTTAACCGTACAACCCTCTATAATATCTTAGATGGCAGGGTGCAACGCGTTCACTTTTCCACTATACAGAAAGTCTCTCATTTCTTTGGTGTATCTTATGGCGAAATAGAAGCAACGGACATCGCAGAAAAAGAGCGCCTGGATAGGGTTGTCGCTTATGAAGGCAACATGAATCCAAGTGCTGTTCCGATATTTATGCAATCTGAATGCATTATTCCAGCCTTTTTTGACAGTAAGATAGGTGCTCTTATGATGGAGAGACAACTGACTTATTATTTTGGTACAGGCGCTAATATTGTCGCCGTTTTACTTGAGAATGATTTTTCAGAACAATATGATGCCGGTGATTTATTAATCATCAAAAGGGGGCATTACCAGAATAACAATCCAAAATTATATTTTGATCCAACACAGCAGCAGTTTCATATCAACGTATTGCATGATGAAAATGGGGATCACTTGAGGGTGATTGGCGATATTATCGAAGCGCGGTTTGGGTATGGGAAGAAAATATAAGCTATTTTCTATCGATTCAGTAGGCTAGCGTTAGCCAAGCCCGTTGATATGGTTTTGTCGATTTGATTGAGGTCACCTGACTTGGGCTTACTACTGGGATTAGCAAAATCCGCCGTAAACCCTCTTTACGGCGGGGAGCAGTCACAGAGCAGATATAGTATGATTAAGTGAATATTTCATTTTATATCAGTTAATTATCTTAATTTCGCCGGTTTTTTGTTGCTATTTCGATCAATTTCAACAGATTAATTCACCATTAAAATCAACATTTGTGTTTTTATTTGTTGATTTTAATATTTGTCTGGTGTATTAATTGCCCTGTCAAAACATAAGGTAAAATTTATAATTTGCTTGAGTAGCCGATGAGGGAGGCAAGTCTCCCTTTATAAAGATAAAGGCAAATTATTTTCATTATTTTTAATAATAATTTCACTCGCCCACACCAGGGTAATCATAGTCTGTTTTTTAAGCTTGTGGTTGTGATAGCCAGTCTCTTAATCGGCAGTATTGGGTTAGGAGGCTGGTACTATCATCTTACCGCCGTTCTCTTGTAAAGACGGCGCTCGCCTTTTTTCGCCATTTCAGTTGTCAGATGATGCGTTGTTAAGATTCCTAAGGCTTCAATCGCTTGTGGGACGGTATCGTGCTGTTTAATCATCCCATTGGCGGCTTCCTTTTAACATTATCGGTAAATTCTGGGGCGTTCTTCGTTTTCTAATACGATCTGAATTAACGTCATGTTATTCCTTTACCAACGTGCCGGGATTGATTAACGCACAATTGTGTGCGAGACGTAAAAAAGGGATGCCGAATTTCTAGAAATTTATTTAAATAAACGAAAAGTGATTTGGTTAAGTGAATTTAAGCCAGATTATTTTGCTTGTGATTTAATAATTTTATTTTAAATGTTATTAAATTCACATAATCACAACGATTGGTATTTACTCCGCTTGTTATTTTTAGCAAAATTCACCGTCTTTTAATACGCTTAGAATAGTATAGTTGCATATATTGCAAAGGAAAAAACAACGTTATGAGAATGAAAGCCCTTGTTGCAGTGGCCATTTCTGCTGTAATTTTGACAGGTTGTAAGAATATGGATCAGGGAATGCTGGTCAGCTCTGGAATGCAATTATTCAAAGCGGCGACGCTAAATGATGCTGATGTTAAACAGTTATCTGAACAATCATGTAAGAATATGGATGCACAAAATAAAGTTGCACCAGCTTCCAGCCAATACGCGAAGCGTCTGAAAAAAATCGCCAAAGCATTAGGGAGCGAAGTTAACGGTACGCAAGTTAACTATAAAGTTTATCTGACTAATGATGTGAACGCATGGGCTATGGCTAACGGTTGTGTGCGTGTATACAGCGGCCTGATGGACATGATGAATGACAATGAAGTCGAAGGCGTCCTGGGTCATGAAATGGGTCACGTTGCGCTGGGTCACACCCGTAAAGCCATTCAGGTTGCTTATGCGACCGTTGCTGCACGTACCGCAGTGGCATCAGCCGGTGGTGTAGCCGCACAGCTAAGCGATTCTCAGCTGGCAGCGATGGGTGAAAAACTGATCCATTCGCAGTTCTCTCAGCATCAGGAAAGTGAGGCTGATGATTTCTCTTATGATTTGTTGAAAAAACGCAATATCAATACTGGCGGTTTAGTGACCAGTTTCGAGAAGCTGGCAAAAGTGGGTAGTGGTGAAAGCAGTATGTTCGATTCACACCCACCTTCACAAGAGCGAGCTCAACATCTTCGTGAGCGTATCGCAGCAGACAAAAAATAATCTGTTCTGTACCGATTGGAGCGGTGTTACTGGCACCGCTTTTTTGCATTTTCAGACACGATCCCCGATTGAACTTCTTTTCTCTGCCAATCCTCTTCCTTACCGACGTTCTCAGTAGGACGCGTCAGCGATAGGCAAAAATGTGTTGCATGGCGGCGATCAGGTGTTGGTTTTCCCACACACTGCGCACGGCCAGGCGATAATAACGTTCGTCTAAATGCTATAATAACGGTTTTAGGTTTGTATAAAAAAAATGCAAACAAGCCCTTTTGGTGTTATTGTTGTGTTCAATAAATAGGTATCTGATAATCAGTAGTCTATCAACCCAAAAGGACGAAAAAATGGCTGTCATCACAATGAACACACATAACGCGATTAAATCTCTGAAAGAATCGGGTATGGATGAAGCCCAAGCTGAGAAAATTGTAGAAATCATTGCAGATTTGCAGAATGTGAGTGTGGCTACAAAAGAGGATTTAAAACAAACTGAAAATAATCTAAAAGCTGATCTGGTAGCCATTAAAAATGATTTGGATTGGCTGAAAAAATTGATCGTCACTATAGGGATTGCAGTCGTTATTGCAGCCATTAAATATATTTTTATCGGTTGATTCATATATGGGGTATATTGCCTCATTTTTAGACGAAAGATATGATGCGTCTAATTAAAAATGCCATCCCCCGTCAACAAATGATTGACATATATCTGCAAGCAATTTCTATCGTGACAGCCATCATATAGCACGCCATTAAAAAAGCACAAAAATATCAAATTAACGCTTTAACTTATTGATGTTAATCATATTCATATGGAAGTCATTATTCGATTTTTTATTAGGCTAGGGGAAACTCTAGCCACTGACAAGATAGTGTGAAAAACAAATGATTCAGCCCATTCCCTTTGCCAACATGCATCTCCACAATGGTGAGGAAAAAACCTGGTTTGATGGTGCGATCATTTAGGATGGTTTGGTGATCGGAAGCTACCTGCATGGTTTGTTTGATCAAGATGCGTTTGCCCGCCCGTCTGTGTGAACATCTGGATATCAGGCAGATTTATCACATCATCAATGAATATAAATCATGTCTTATCACAAATTGATGAAGAAAAATTAAGCTAAAATAGCGCATGATGTCATGATGTCTGGCGAGATAACACGTTACACAATGAGGTCATACCATGATTTTGGTCACCGGGGGAGCTCGTAGCGGCAAAAGTCGCTATGCCGAACGTTTGCTGGCTAAACAGTGTGAACAGGTGCTCTATATTGCGACGGCACAGGCCACTGATGAGGAGATGGCCGCTCGAATTGAGCGCCACAAACAAACGCGTCCCGCGCATTGGCGGACTTGGGAAGGTCATCAGGATTTAGGCGCGGTGATCCGCCGGTATCGTCAAGAGCAAGAGGGGGTGATACTTGAATGTGTGACCACATTCATTGCCAACTTATTGTTTGACTTAGCGGAAGGGGTTTCCGCCGATGAACTGGATTTTGCATCATTGGAGGTGTTCATCCAGCATCAGCTTGATGACGTCATTGAGGCCAGCTTGGTGTGTCCAAAACCCGTGTATTTGGTGAGCAATGAATTGGGAATGGGTGTCATCCCTGAAAATCGATTGGCGCGCCATTTTGTTGATATTGCCGGGCGTGCTAACCAAAAATTGGCACAGGCAGCGAAAGAAGTTTGGTTGATGGTTTCAGGCATTGGAGTAAAGATTAAGTGAAACCACGTCTTTTTTGGGCCACATTACAATTTATGACACGGCTGCCGATCCCGGAAAAATGGGCAGACGGTGTCGATTTTCGTCAATATTGGCGGGGCGTTCCTTATTTTCCACTGATTGGCATGATGATTGGCGCTTTGGCGGGGCTGGTGTCACTGTCTGTCAGTCTGTCGGGGGGAGGAATGTATACCGGCGCGATGGGTTATGTGCTGGTTTTGGCTTTTTTGACCGGTGGGCTACATCTGGACGGGCTGGCAGATACGTGTGATGGGATTTTTTCCTCCCGTCAGCGCGAAAAGAAGCTGGCGATCATGCGTGATAGCCGGCTCGGCACGTATGGTGGTATCGCGTTAATTTTCTGTATTGTCAGCAAACTCTTCGCTGTTGTTGAATTATCCTATCATTCTCCCCTTTACTTGCTTGCGTTGTTGACGTGTGCCCCGATTGTCGGGCGAACAGCCGTCGTCCTTTTAATGTATGAGCAACGTTATGCCCGTGACAGCGAAGGTATGGGAAGCAGCTATATCGGGCGCATGACGCCGTCGACAACCATGCTGACGTTATTGGTGGGCATTGTATTAGTGCTCACCCTGGGAAACTGGAATGCACTGTCGGCCATGATGATGTCATTGTTTGTCGTCTATGGGCTGGCGTTTTATTTCAGTTATCATCTTGGCGGGCAAACCGGCGATACTTTGGGGGCGGCTATCGAAGTGGGAGAAGTGGTGTTTTTGTTAACGATGATTTGGAAATAGAGAACCCGGCAGCTGCTGGCCAGATGAACAGAGACAACGATTTATGAAACGACAATTTATGCAACCGTCATCGATTACGTTACCCGCATTAATCGATGCGATTCGGCCCTTGGATCAGGGCAAGATGGAAAAAGCGGCGCAGCATATTGACAGCCTGCTCAAACCATTGGGGAGTCTGGGGCGTCTTGAAACCTTGGCAATACAATTA carries:
- the dnaQ gene encoding DNA polymerase III subunit epsilon encodes the protein MNTAITRQIVLDTETTGMNKLGVHYEGHNIIEIGAVEVINRRLTGRHFHLYIKPERMVDPEAFEVHGISDEFLQDKPIFADIADEFIAFIRGAELIIHNAAFDIGFMDYEFSKLNRDIPPTADFCTITDSLMLARALFPGKRNNLDALCDRYHIDNSKRTLHGALLDAEILAEVYLAMTGGQTSLAFSMEGETSGSDQVAEIKKITRPQTGLKIVYASDEELTQHESRLDLVEKKGGSCLWRSKAGQSHE
- a CDS encoding helix-turn-helix transcriptional regulator produces the protein MSLSYKNNEPYFKGIIAMTEHLREPWGIKDLCSRHIYMNKAAYLYTNTPKHFEVEGKLDCEFPTDWSDDQFSHDLKEHDRRTEESKDSVSIIETHYWYGKDCLTPFISEKFPVYNAEKKCIGIVWNAKPLNSFSPLKYINHHKPSVITTEATTGLFTQSELDIIFLMLQRRSNKEIAQIYNVSRKTIENRVYNIYQKADVHSIQQFEEFCRQLQLDSYIPERLIKKGVLFI
- a CDS encoding M48 family metallopeptidase, with the translated sequence MRMKALVAVAISAVILTGCKNMDQGMLVSSGMQLFKAATLNDADVKQLSEQSCKNMDAQNKVAPASSQYAKRLKKIAKALGSEVNGTQVNYKVYLTNDVNAWAMANGCVRVYSGLMDMMNDNEVEGVLGHEMGHVALGHTRKAIQVAYATVAARTAVASAGGVAAQLSDSQLAAMGEKLIHSQFSQHQESEADDFSYDLLKKRNINTGGLVTSFEKLAKVGSGESSMFDSHPPSQERAQHLRERIAADKK
- a CDS encoding class I SAM-dependent methyltransferase, producing MRSARSVKQITPPDSWAELPWGEYYRAALEHQLAPWWPKIFGFHLVKVGNLSTEIDTRPCLVSHQVNIGLQGKNLDVITDPHYLPFASKSVDACLLAHILTYSMTPHWLLREVDRIMIDDGWLVISGFNPISLLGVKKITAQIGCRQPCQAQMFSIRRQLDWLRLLNYEVMHHANFHVLPWQKSEKRFLPSDRSMFGCLNVIIARKRTIPLTLNPRRATLLKPKFSNALGAAKKIHRRF
- a CDS encoding DUF1640 domain-containing protein — translated: MAVITMNTHNAIKSLKESGMDEAQAEKIVEIIADLQNVSVATKEDLKQTENNLKADLVAIKNDLDWLKKLIVTIGIAVVIAAIKYIFIG
- a CDS encoding cytosine permease, with protein sequence MVVLKIKHCPLTRVPQTQRVSLFSVAIVHMGMLTALDQFMLGAVLGGAMDLFDAFIAIFIGSLIFGIVTFGLGLAGMREGLSGSLLARWCGFGRIGSICIGLVIAVSLLGWFGIQNAIFAHSLNFATGNKLGFGWAAALSGIVLTTLVAFGFKALQFTARIAVPLFILLVAYISTSVLSVHADQPLSEIIKLPHFGETLSISAGITIVVGGAIVASLMTPDLTRYTKSGTHVFGITLLTMIAGEFVINGLAILIAKTLHTSDVVTIMSQVAGGAGLLVVVFSTLRVNDLNLYSSSLGIINAVEGITGKKLRYPPTAIVIGILGTLLSILGILERFVDFLTVLGVVFPPILGVMLVDYYILRSHRQALDESKAQGELPHTTPTIGWAAIIASIIGSVVGLGVHWGVPAVNSLLLASFVYWLINQRYLGKERKKECSA
- the gloB gene encoding hydroxyacylglutathione hydrolase; the protein is MKLIRLPALSDNYIWLLCDEKKQCVIVDPAESQPVIDILAANQLIPAAILLTHHHNDHVGGVPGLRKQYPELPVYGPEETQHKGATHIVYEHNTVEIGCFSFRVIGLPGHTLGHIAFYQAPYLFCGDTLFSGGCGRLFEGTAEQMFSSLGKILSLPDETVICCAHEYTVANMKFAKTVLPNNPIIDDYYQETLNLRKNNQSTVPTILQTEKKINIFLNCHNIDLQKNIGIKPNSRALSSVFQQLRTYKDRF
- a CDS encoding helix-turn-helix domain-containing protein; protein product: MYKKQKMEHLRKNLQYLLNSRGETRVSLCDQTGLNRTTLYNILDGRVQRVHFSTIQKVSHFFGVSYGEIEATDIAEKERLDRVVAYEGNMNPSAVPIFMQSECIIPAFFDSKIGALMMERQLTYYFGTGANIVAVLLENDFSEQYDAGDLLIIKRGHYQNNNPKLYFDPTQQQFHINVLHDENGDHLRVIGDIIEARFGYGKKI
- the mltD gene encoding murein transglycosylase D, which produces MKTKAILFASVLLAGCQSSLQPKVPSQQQAQKMSSTNQRTESIAGSEDPANWKASPTARQDLWGHIRDELKMEVPDNNRISEQQSYYLKHKKYLQNVILRAGPYIYWIVEQIDARHMPMELVLLPVVESAFNPHATSYAKAAGLWQIIPSTGRHYGLTQDKWFDARRDVAASTTGALDMLQSLNTQFNGDWLLTIAAYNSGEGRVRRAIRENQAQGKPTDFWSLSLPRETMHYVPKILALSDIIRHNDKFGFALPEPNSQQALAKVEVGQQIMLSQAAELSGLSLTSIKAYNPGYKRGMTSPHGPHYIMLPRKNINQFKMSLANKNVLKDIQREVAQTTRQLQQRNHYIVRAGDTLSTIAKHFNTTHRNLQRLNGLKTADRLKIGQVLKINNDGPITYHVQKGDSFSSIAKYHDVNLNDLRNWNENVKVKDMKPGMALTLYLN
- the cobU gene encoding bifunctional adenosylcobinamide kinase/adenosylcobinamide-phosphate guanylyltransferase; its protein translation is MILVTGGARSGKSRYAERLLAKQCEQVLYIATAQATDEEMAARIERHKQTRPAHWRTWEGHQDLGAVIRRYRQEQEGVILECVTTFIANLLFDLAEGVSADELDFASLEVFIQHQLDDVIEASLVCPKPVYLVSNELGMGVIPENRLARHFVDIAGRANQKLAQAAKEVWLMVSGIGVKIK
- the rnhA gene encoding ribonuclease HI; protein product: MNKQIEIFTDGSCLGNPGPGGYGVLLRYQQTEKTLSEGYFHTTNNRMELMAAIIGLETLKRPCRVILTTDSQYVRQGITQWIHNWKKRGWKKADKSPVINVDLWQRLDNAISRHEIDWRWVKGHAGHRENELCDELARTAANTPTQVDTGYIANKAENKN